From Lysobacter lycopersici:
GCAGGAACTGGCCAGGATCATCCAGAGGAACCCGAAGGCGAAGGCATTCTCGTCGCACCAGACCAGCCTGCCGCCGCCGTGCTCGCTGGAATTCACGGCACATCCCGTCGTTTTCGTGCGCCATCCGATCTTGCGCATCTATTCCGTCTACAGGTACAAGCGCGAGGAAAACGATGCGACGCTGACCAGCATCAATGCCCGGGACATGGATTTCGGGGATTGGTGCCGGCACAGCCTCGCCCACGCCCAGGAGATCGTGCAGGTGTCGAACGCGCAGACGCGCACGCTCGGCGGAAGCCACGGCGCGGTTTCGCTGATTCGCCGGCGCGAGCGCAGCATGGAATACGACCTGGTGCAGGCGCGGCGCAATATCGCGGGAGTGGAGTTGCTGGCGCGCACCGAGCACTTCGAGCAGGACGTCGCCAGGTTCCGCGCCGTCCTGCAGCGCCACGGCATCGAATTCGACCCGTCCGGCGCCGAAGCCCACAACGTGAACGCGAGCGACTTCAGCCTCACGGTCGAGGATCGGCTGGCGAGGATCGAGGCGGAACTGGGCGAGGAAACGTACGCGCGGGTCGTGGCCGCGAATGCGCAGGACCTCGCGATTTACGCCGAAGTCTGCGCTCGCCTCGACGGCTGAGCCCGACGCCCGGCCTTAGCCCGGGAACTCCAGCCGGGCCAGCACCATTCCGTCCACGTTGTCGTGCAATGCGAAGGTCATCCCGGGCTGCAGCCACGGGCCGATCAGCTTGGTCCCGGTCCCTCTTCCGGTGCAGACCGTTTGTTCCGCACCGGAGGATTTTTGCACCGTCACGCTGACCGAGGTCACGTTGAACTCCGCGACATCCCAGGCAAGGACATGGCCGCTCGCCCGTTGGCCGTTGTCCGCTTCCTGATATATCCACATCGCGCGGTGTTCGGGCGGCATGGCGATGCGCGGCCGATCGAGCGCGGCCTGCCTGGCGATTTTCAGCCTGAGCGCAGTGGCTTCCGCCTCATAGGCATCCAGCACGTCGGCAGTGGGGCCAAGGGCGCGCGCCTTTCCGCCATCCAGCCACAGGCATTGGTTCGTCATCTGCCTGAGCAGGCGGTTGTTGTGCGAAGCGATGACGCAGATGTCGGCGGATTCGAAGAACGAATCCATCCGCTCGACGACCTTGTTCTGGAAGTTGGCGTCGCCCGCGCCGATCCATTCGTCCATGACCAGGATGTGGTTGGCGAATGCGGTGGTGATCGCGAACGCGAGCCGCATCGCCATGCCTTGCGAATAGGTGTGCATCGGCATGTGGAGGTACGGCCCGAGGCCGGCGAATTCGGCGATGCCGGGCACCGCGGCCTCGATTTCCGGACGACTCCTGCCGGCGACCAGTCCCTTCAGGAGGATGTTGCGATAGCCCGATGCCTCGATCCGGAAACCGAGCTGGACGTTGAAGATCCCGGAAACCGGGTGGTCGCTGCGGACTTCTCCATGGCTCGGGTGGTAAATCCCGCACAGCGCGCGCAGCAGCGTGGATTTCCCCGAACCATTGTGCCCGACCAGCCCGAGCCGGTCGCCGGCGCCCAATGCGAATGAAATGTCGTCCAGGGCCCGGACGTGCGGTTTCCCGTCGATGGCGAGGATCGTGCCGCCGGTTTCGATGTTGGCCGAATCGAAATCGAACGGATCCTTCGGGCCCTTGCGCACCGGGAAGTCGATGGTGAGGTTGCTTGCCTCGAGGTGCATGGCATCAGATCCAGAAGGCGACTTTCTGGCGCGTCGACGCGTAAACGAGCGACCCGAACAACAGGCCCGCGGCGTTGATCGCGAGCACGACTTCCCAGCTCGCGAACGACACGGTGTTGTAGAGCAAGGGGTCGCGGAGGATGGCGAGGTAATGGGTCATCGGGTTGATCCTGGCGAGTTCGGCCAGCATGCCGTTCGTGCCGGGCATCCACAGGATCGGAGTGATGAAGAACATCAGCCGCATGCTGGTCTGCACCGCGTGCAGGAGGTCGTGGTAGCGCACGCAGAGCGGGGCGAGCAGGGCGGAGAGCCAGACCGAAGTCACGAAATACGCGAGCAAGGCGGGCAATGCGAACAACGCGGTCGGCGTCCACGGCGTCGGTTTCCACAGCAACGCGATCGCCATGACGAGCATGACGAGCGCGAACACCATCCAGTTGCGCAAGGTCGCCTGCAGCAGGTAGACGGGGTAGGGAACGGCCGTCCCGAGGATCCAGGCGCGCGAGTGCAGGTAGGCGCCGCAAGCGTCTGTGACCATGGAACTGATGAACGACCATGCGCCGAAGCCGATGGTCACGAAGATGGCGAATTCGCGCGTGCTCGCCGCCGACATCTGCCCGAACACGAGGACCTTCACGCCAACGAACAGGGCGAAGGAAATGGCGATCCAGGCGACGCCGAGGACGGTGCGGCGATAACGATCGCGCAGATCCTCGAGGGCGAGGTTCATCCACAGCGCGGGACTGCGCAGCGCCTGTGACCAGTCGCGGAGCGTGGCCTGGGGACTGGACGGGGTCTTGCCGCGAAGCGGGGGATTCACGGACATGGCGCGTCGGGACCGGCTTGATGGACCTTCGGATGCCGGCCGACGGGCCGGACGCAAGGCTGGATCAGCAGGATTTGCCGCGCGGGATGGTGATGCTCCCGAGTTCCGCGCCACCCTCCTGGTTGCGCAGCTTGAAGGTCATCCCGGGCTTCAGCCAAGGGCCGGACTGGCGCTCGCCGACGGGGCCGCCGCGCCCGAAGTTGCGTTCCTTGCCTTCCTTGTCGATGACATAGACCACGACTTTCTGCGCTCCGCTCGACTCGACGTTCCAGGTCAGCGTCGTGACGCGGCGACCTGGGCAGAACTCGGCGGGATCGGCCCAGAAACCGGTCTTGCCGGAGGCCTTGATTTCGGCGATGCGCGCGGCGGACGCGAACCTCGGCGGCTTCTTCGCTTCGCCGGTCGCGGCCTGCGGCGAGGCGGCGGCCGGTTGCTGGGTCGACGCAGGCTGGGGCAAGGCGCCGTTCGCCGCGGAGTCATCGACTTTCTGCTTGCACCCAGCGAGGGCGAAGGCGAGGGCGAGGGCAAGTGCGGCGGCGATCGGTGTGCGCATGGTCTCTGGACGCAGGATGCGAGGGTGCAGCATCCTAGCACGTGGCGCAGCGGAGCCCGATGGGCGGAAAATGGCGGGATTCATGAAACCGAGTCTGTCCGGCATGGCGTGGACGCGCCTGTTGTTCGGCTTCCTGATCGCGGTTTTCGCCGCCAATGCGCTCGCCTATGCGGCCACGACGGCGGGCTGGATCGCGGTGTCGGACAACTGGTACTTCATCGACCGGATCGTCTACCCGTATGCCCACGGCAACCTGCATCCGCAGGACCTCCTGGTGAAGCGCGGCGCGATGGACCACGCGCAACCCTTGCGCAGGCTGTTGTTGTTGGCGAATTACGAGTGGTTCGACCTCGATTTCCGCATCGAGGCGCTGTTCGCGACCGTCGCGGGAATGGCATCGTTCTGCCTGCTAGGGATCGGCATTCGGCGCGAATTGCGGGCGGGTGGGCGGGCGGCGGGATTCTTCCTCGTCGCGATGGCCGCGGTGTATTTCTCGCTGTCGGCGCCGATGGTGTTCACGTGGTCGCTGTTGACGCTCGGGTTCACCAGCCATTTCTTCCTGTTCCTGTGGCTGCTGACCGCATGGGCGGTGCTGGAAGTGCCGTCGCCGGGACGGGCGGCGACGCTGGTCGTGGCCACGTTCCTGTTCGGGCTGGTCGCCGACGACACCGCGCTGGTCGCGACGATCGCCGTCGTGCTCGCGGCGGCATTGTTCGGATGGCGCGATCGCACGAGGCGCGGCGCAGCGTTCCTGCAGGTTGCGGCCTGCATCGTCGGCATCGGGTTGTACCTTGCGTTCTACAAGGTGGCGGCACCGGTCGCGGTCGACGCGGACGCCGCCGCGGCGCATGGCTCGCGCCTGGGCGGACTGGTTTCGCAAGCAGGGCATGCATGGCAATGGATCCTGGTGCCGCTGTCGTCTTCGCTGGTGCACAGGGCCACGTTGCATGCCTGGTTCGGCGATGCGGCTGGAGTCGCGACCGTCGCGCTCGGGCTTGCATGCATCCTCGCCCACCTGTGGTTCTGGAAGAAGGCGCTGGACGGCGAAATCAACCGGACCGCTTTCATCGCCGTGTCGATCATGTTCCTGTTCTACGGCCTCGTGGCGGGCATCCTGCTCGGGCGCGTATCGGAATTCGGCGCCGAATACCTGTGGCAGCCGCGCTACGGGTTCATCTATCGCTGGCACCTCCTTGCCTTGCTGATGATGCTGGTCGCGCAATGGCCGGCGATGGCGCGGGCGGGGCAGGCTGCGCGACGGGCGCGCGGGGTCGGGGTGGCGTTGGCGGTTCTTGTCGTCGCGTTGCAGCTTCCGCTCGGCATCACGGCCTGGAAGGACGCCAGGTATACCCGCCACGCCAACGCGGAAACCGCACGGCAACTGCTGGAGATGGGTGGCGATGCGGCGATGCAGGCGCCGGGGAAATGCGCCGCCCAACTGGTGGTGTGCAAGTTCAACGACGCCCGCAGGCAACGCATCATCGGTTTCCTGGAACGCCAGCACTTGAACGCGTTCTCGCCCGAAGTGCGGGCGCGCAACGGTTATCCCGGGGACTGATCCCGGTCAGGCCCCGAGGGCGGCGTTGCAGGCGTCCAGCACTTCGTCCATGTGTTCTTCCAACCCCACCCAAAGCGGCAGCCGCACGAGCCGATCGCTGGTCGAATCGGTCACCGGCAATTCGCCGCTGCTGCGCCCGTAGCGTTGCCCGGCAGGCGAGGAATGCAGCGGGATGTAGTGGAACACCGCGCCGATGCCGCGTTGTTTCAGGACATCGATGAACGCCGTCCGTTGTTCGAGCGACGGCAGCAGCAGGTAGTACATGTGCGCGTTGTGCGTGCAATGCGCAGGCACGATCGGCCTCCGCAGCAGGCCGCGCGCCTCCAGCGGCGCCGCCCAGGCGTGGTATCGGTCCCATATCGCGAGCCGCCTGCGGGTGATGTCCTCCGCTTCGTCCAGTTGCGCGGCCAGGAAGGCGGCCA
This genomic window contains:
- a CDS encoding ABC transporter ATP-binding protein — protein: MHLEASNLTIDFPVRKGPKDPFDFDSANIETGGTILAIDGKPHVRALDDISFALGAGDRLGLVGHNGSGKSTLLRALCGIYHPSHGEVRSDHPVSGIFNVQLGFRIEASGYRNILLKGLVAGRSRPEIEAAVPGIAEFAGLGPYLHMPMHTYSQGMAMRLAFAITTAFANHILVMDEWIGAGDANFQNKVVERMDSFFESADICVIASHNNRLLRQMTNQCLWLDGGKARALGPTADVLDAYEAEATALRLKIARQAALDRPRIAMPPEHRAMWIYQEADNGQRASGHVLAWDVAEFNVTSVSVTVQKSSGAEQTVCTGRGTGTKLIGPWLQPGMTFALHDNVDGMVLARLEFPG
- a CDS encoding sulfotransferase family 2 domain-containing protein, with protein sequence MRHVICHYHIYKNSGTSFDRILRANYGERHISFDGPFPYFAINQQELARIIQRNPKAKAFSSHQTSLPPPCSLEFTAHPVVFVRHPILRIYSVYRYKREENDATLTSINARDMDFGDWCRHSLAHAQEIVQVSNAQTRTLGGSHGAVSLIRRRERSMEYDLVQARRNIAGVELLARTEHFEQDVARFRAVLQRHGIEFDPSGAEAHNVNASDFSLTVEDRLARIEAELGEETYARVVAANAQDLAIYAEVCARLDG
- a CDS encoding ABC transporter permease, which produces MNPPLRGKTPSSPQATLRDWSQALRSPALWMNLALEDLRDRYRRTVLGVAWIAISFALFVGVKVLVFGQMSAASTREFAIFVTIGFGAWSFISSMVTDACGAYLHSRAWILGTAVPYPVYLLQATLRNWMVFALVMLVMAIALLWKPTPWTPTALFALPALLAYFVTSVWLSALLAPLCVRYHDLLHAVQTSMRLMFFITPILWMPGTNGMLAELARINPMTHYLAILRDPLLYNTVSFASWEVVLAINAAGLLFGSLVYASTRQKVAFWI